TGTCAGACTCCGTTGGTAATAGAGGAAGGAGAAGAACAAACAATATAGAACTATGGGGCCCAGCACGGAGTACAGAAAGATTTTCAGGAGTGTCTTCACCTTTAGGCTCATAACTTTAGTGTAGACCATACTATCGGTATCCTGTGAGGGCAGATAACAATATTCGTTATCGTCGCTTTTAAATTAACGAAATGACTGTGCAATTACTTGACGAACTTTACGAACCCGTTcctcatcttcttcttcctgttTCTTCCTGCCCGGCATGATTGAACATACGATCCCAGTGTCATTTGTCGATGTACCTTAGGAGTGGCACAGTGTCTTTGCGCTCGAAGCGTCCAGCTGCAGCCAACGAAAGTACCGTTGCAATTATCCCCGCTCAAACGTTCCTTCTTCCAAGTGGGGCATAGATACACGAACCGGTTCTTCTTCATAGATTCTTTACTATGCCCTCCTTCGTCAAGCTCTGTTTGCCACTACCTACAAACAGTCGACGATAACAGAAAGTAAACAAGTTGGAGAAGAAATCTTCTAAGAACACTATGCAAAGCGAGAAAACCACAATTCATTCGATTCAATTACATAATTACTGTTCATAATATCCTATCAATTTTCACTGCTTATGTAAATTTCCAAGCAATGCAGATTTTGAAAATCATCCTGAATGGCGCGGTATATAGTTAGGTATATATGTACACGCTTATTAACCGTTTAATAGTAATGTACATAAATGGTTAATTAGAGAGCCGGTTATTACGATTTCtaatgtatttatatatttatgataataaatGCATAGCAGGAGCAGTTTTCAACGCGTcgaatttatatttgaaaagtgGCGGGAACTGCTGCTAGAGCGCTGCTGCGCAAAATGCTGCGCCTCGAGCTAATGGCGTTTCCTGTCTTTTACGTTGTTGAGTCGGTACAGCAAGCATCTTGCTAACGAAGAAATGGGTTTCCAAAATATCTGGTACTCGCATCCGCGAAAGTATGGGCAAGGATCTAGGTCCTGGTAAGTGCTACTACTTTTTACTTGATTCTGTGATAAACAGATAGATTTATGTCATCGCGAGTCACATTGTACGCACTCGACCGCGTGTTACCAGAGTTTACGGTTCTCCGGCAACAAAATACTATTGTAGTAATCCCTGGAAGCAGTTTGTAGAGAATAATCACCTTGTTACTATTGAACAGAGGCTACCAAATATATTTGTTGATATGTTTGAATTAGGGGAAATGTATTTGTTGTGTGAATCGTAACCTCaaaattatgtataattttaaacgcTACTAATTTATTACTTCCCATTGCTTTGTTAAATGCTCTCGAGCCTGTATATGAtcagaataatttctttttcagcCGTGCTTGCGCAAATAGGCATGGACTGATTCGCAAGTATGGTTTAAATATTTGTCGACAGTGCTTCAGAGAATATGCCGCTGATATTGGTTTCAAGAAGGTACAGTATCACTTTCTCGCATATGTAACTACGTTATCGCAAATCTTTAACATATTTGTTGACCCTTGCAGCTGGATTAATGGAGCTACAGCATAAGAACAGCGGTTTCCCAAAACACTGCATTGTAATTTTACTCGTGTTGAAACACAATTATATGGTGTGGAGTTTGAGAAGAGACGAGTGCTGGCTTTTTATCAAGAAATGGATTAATGAAGATGTATTGGGAAATAAGTTGAATCATATTTAATTCAGTCATGGActaaataaagataaagtaactttatttatattataaatctctgcattataaaattcattttcccGATTACCAACACCATATTGGTATAACTGAGGACTGAATATTTTTCGTTGTactattattttgttgcaaaattaatttacaaGTACGTCTGTAATTGCAGCTTACAGCGTAAACTGTTGACTTTCAATATgatatttgcaattattttgtgcataattaGTTATCATCAATTTGTAAATGTGGTGGCGACATGCATGAGTACTTGAAAAAAGATAAACAATACTTTTAAGTAGACTCGAACCTCGACAAGATAGGTTCGAACTCTCTCTAAGTACTTTGAGAAATAGTGGTACTTTCAAGTATAATCGAACCCTAACCAAGTAGATTCGAACCTTTTATGTGATTTGTCTTTCAGGgttcgaatactacttttacaagattcgattctttcaaacgtcAAAGTACTTACAAGTACATTCTCGAACCAGGTACTCTTTCTGAGGTTTGAAACCAGCTTGTATAATCCAAGTACTTTGGAGATTCATAGAATGAAACGTCACCTCTCACGATTAGTACTCGAATCCCATGAAATGACACTTTTGTATTGGGATTGACTCGGATTCGTGAGTACATATAACCTGCTAGAGACTATTGTTATGGCTTAAAATTATTTCGAAGCTATGTAATTTCGTTGTCTAATCCCCCTCAATTAGTGTATAAGTACGGgaatatatgtaggtatatatcaTGACAAAGGCCACAAtggtaataataacaatatattTTCTGAATGCTGTGTGTATTGGACTTGATTGGACTAAAGCTCTTTCACGCTCTTTAGAGAACTGacgcagggatcggcgggcttaagctatgCTAATGGAGGGAAACACTTACAGGAGTAGTgattatgtgtgcatgaactgcgcctgcgtcagccACACACTTACCACCGCTCCTATAGATGTTTCCCCCGCTCAGTGGCACCACCATCGGATCGTCATGTGCGGTTTTGTTTGAATGTGTATGATTGTTCTGCGCgcgtctttttttaaatttatgatagcgctctccagcgtaggggctcctcacgcgcctgcttccccttcgtATCTTTAGCTGTGACCGTGTGTCACTAAACACATGTCGTATGGAATGGGGCGTCCGAGCTCACTTGACGACGGAATttccaacttgaaaatttccaaATGCATGACACggcaaattccacttacgcccaaatcgcccgttattttcattactgtaggTTTCCTTATGCGCGGCTGGACGCATCATCAAGAATTTTAtagtcgattttctcggaaatgaagtgcgatatgaaaaaaaagttactctttcttttcgacttgtaacaaataaataagtcgagaaaaaggaatacaattttttatattgcgcttcattttcgagaaaatcgactttgaaattcttgacgatgtgtccagtcgcgtataaggaaacctaccctaatgaaattcacgggcgatttgggcgtaagtggaattcgccccttAATGGGTGCGTTCGGCAGTTGAGTGATTTCACTAGATTTTAATCTAAAGTTGCACGTTCATTGGTCGACGCACCCATTGTTTTTCGTAACCGTTTAGCTGTAAGTTCCTGCAGCAACACCACAAATTGTGACAAAAGTGACCCAAAAATCCCTAGTAATTTGTACATAACCTTCTTATCTTGTGTGCCTGAATTTGTCAATAAAAGTCACATCCCAAAACATTATgttatttattatcatttttcataaatgaaaccTCACTTAAAGGAATGAATGAAGAACTAGAGCGCAGTAAAACCTTGTGTTACTTTTATAACTTAAATACAAATGCTTTATGTAGGATAATAATAACGACGTTTTacactaattatttttaaaccaaCATAATATTTAAGGAAAGACATTAAAAATGGTAAGGATCACACCTTTAatgaaattctatattttttctgtaacgACTATTTTAAACTCTTCAACAAACTTCTTTGAAATCACAAGAgtattcatttaattattattattattcttctgtACTGTCAAGGAGTTTGTTACTATCATCGACAAATGTCATaaacgataataataatgaaatttgtaaagaataaTCGAACTAAGCATCTTTGTTTATAGGATGTACAAAGGCATTCTGTACATACCCTTGTATTTAGATCCTTAAAACGAACACATGACATGTTTCTATTAAACCAAGGTACTTTACCACCTGTGGATCCTAACTTGTAAGTGCATCTTGTATAATAAATGCTAATAAACATTAGAAGCGATATATTAACGTTTTACAGGCAAAAGATGAAAAAGTTTGTAAAAGCCAAGGATTGTTACGGACCTGTGTTAGAGCGAGTCAGAAATAACAATGCAATAAAAGCGCAGCACGAAAATGAAAACGCTGACCCTCCTCCGCCAGGCGGTACTCATTTATACCATACACAcataaataatttcattattgcctTAATAACAAAGATTTAATCTGCAGATGAATCATTCGGGGGAGCAAATAGCACCGCAGTTGTAGCTTATAACCCTGTACAAAACAATAATGTAGTAGCCGCCACCCAAGCGAATATGGGAGGGAATGCGGGTAACAATACTGTGCTTATACCACAGAAAAAAACGTCTTCCATGGCAAAACCGAAGTGGCATGCACCATGGAAACTGTACAGAGTTATCAGCGGTCACTTGGGGTGGGTACGCTGTTGTGCCGTTGAACCGGGAAACGAATGGTTCGCCACAGGTTCGGCGGACAGAGTAATTAAAGTAAGATTGTTATTTCAATGCAAACATAATCGTTCAGTGtagtaatatattttaattacattgcCTCGGTAACAATTCTAGATATGGGACCTTGCGAGTGGTAAATTAAAAGTTTCCTTGACTGGTCATATAAGTAGCGTCCGTGGGCTAGCATTTTCTCAGCGACATCCATATCTATTTTCTTGTGGAGAAGATCGTCAAGTGAAGTGCTGGGATCTCGAGTATAATAAGGTTAATGGAGACAATATTACTTAATTCTTCTTAACGCCTTGATAATTTAAATCTTACGGACATAATCGATTTTTCCTTACCAGGTTATAAGGCATTATCATGGCCACTTATCGGCTGTATATTCCATGGCGTTGCATCCTAGCATAGACGTGCTAGTAACAGCGGGTAGAGATTCCACTGGGAGGGTATGGGATATGCGCACCAAAGCAAATGTTCATACACTTGTAGGCCACACTAACACAGTTGCTAGTGTAATTTGTCAAACAGTCGAACCACAGGTACATTTTGCCTTGTATTCTCAAACTTTATCAATGCAGATATCTGATACTCAGTTTTCTTCCTTATATTAGATTGTCACTGGAAGTCACGACTGCACTATAAGGCTTTGGGATTTAGCCGCGGGGAAATCTAGAGCCACTTTAACAAATCACAAAAAGAGCGTGAGGGCTGTGACGTTCCACCCGTCATTGTACGTATCCTGTCCTTTAATCAATTCAGTGTCTATATcaggcccgtccaacttttgctcttgccttcgaagggcaaccgcgggtggttgcgagcgaaggcaagagcgacgaTTGTGCCCCACCATtgggacctttcgctcttgaggggcgcgaagggcctggctcggtgccttcaagagcgaagagcaactcgcagTTGCTCCTGCGAGCAAATCCGTGGACAGGCCCGGTCTATATCCTCATTTATTTACTTTGCGCTAGGTATATGTTCGCCTCTGCATCTCCGGATAATATTAAACAATGGAAGTGTCCGGAAGGAAAGtttattcaaaatttatccGGCCACAATGCCATAGTTAACTGTTTGGCTGTTAATCCCGACGGCGTCTTAGTTTCTGGAGCGGATAATGGCACTATGCACCTGTGGGATTGGAGGACAGGGTAAATTGTACTTCGTATAGTGGCTATTTCTTTTAACCGTAGTATTGCCTCTAACGGACCTATAAACTTCAAGGTATAATTTCCAACGTCTACAAGCACCAGTCCAGCCTGGTTCGATGGACAGCGAAGCTGGAGTGTTTAGTATTACGTTCGACATGTCTGGCACTCGAATGATCACAACGGAAGCGGATAAAACAATCAAAGTTTACAAAGAAGACGACACTGCTGTAAGAATaacttatatattaaaaattaataatacagtAACCAAAATATGAAATTTCCTCATCTGTTTAACTCTTTTTCAGACGGAAGAATCGCATCCAATAAACTGGAGACCAGATATAATAAAACGAAGGAAATATTAAGCGTCTTTGTATGCTATAAATACTATTAATTTCAAACTTCTTATAAGTActaagttttaataaaaaaaagagacgTTCGTCGGATGATTTTAGGTCGTTTAAAGTTCTTCGTTCAAGTCGTACTCTTCTTCGGGAAAATCTCCGACCCTCACATGCGCTGGTTTTACGAATCCACCATATTTTGGTAAACATTCAAAATATCTTCTCCCATTAACACTGAAACGAGAGGTATTCAAAATTAAGGATggcatatataaaaatataagagCGTACAATTAACAGTGTTCTTACTTTCCATCGTTTTTACCAAGTGGTTCGTCATACTTTACACCAATCCACCAGCCTTCCTTAAAGTCCGTTTTACCTAGAAACAAGAGATATTCGTACAGAAAGTATGAGTTTAATACAACCAAGAAATAAACTCAAAGAAACGCAGGAGTACTTTACTTACCAACGTACATGATAGTAGCCCTTCGTTTTGGATGATTCGGTACACAAACTTCACAACGATTGCCAATTTCGCACAACTGAGCGGCTGCTGCTTCCGCTTCCTCCTCTTGCCTCTTCTCTTCTGCTTTCCTCTTCATCTCTTCTTCGTTGTACTTTCCCAATTTATTCTTCGCCAAGAACGCTTTCACAGTATCTGAATTAAGAAGTTATACTTTCTAATACCAGTTATAATGTGAACGTGTAACGCAATTAAAATTAGCTTACCTGCCCTTTTGGCGTACTCTTCTTcagatatttcaaatttttcaacgtCATCGGCATTTTCCTCTGCCCGAGAGAAATTGTCAATTACCTATAACGTTACATATATTCATATTATCACTATTATTGTTATCGAAGAGGATTAACATCACTGCTATTTTACATGTATTCGCATCCCATCATCGATAGGGTACGATCCCAAAAGGCGTTGACCGTCGTCCAATTTACAAATTAGCTTATCATTCTTATCGTACGCTTCAATTGTCATTGTGGCTTGATTACCACCAGTAACGAGCTCCAGTTTCCCCTTGAACATGGTAAAACAACGGTACATAAGCTACAATAAATAGTAATACAAATCATCGTTAGCAAAACGCGCACTACCTTAAATTCATCGATAGTGATTCCTTTTTGAAATCTTCGCTCCACGCAATACGACTGCTGACTGGAATTAGTAATGGATAGATTCACAAAATCCGCCGTTACTACGCTATAAGCATTCATTGTTGCTTAAATCAAGAAGATAGTTCTGTCGGTGTATCCTTCGATCGACTTTCGAACGAGGTGCGCTGTGTACGATGTATAACAATTGGTCACTTATAGGTTATGATACTTGAATGCAGattgtataaaataattcatttattacATATCGATAATTACAAGTTCTGATGGTAAAggcaatattatttaatacgattatttatatattacatgTAATAAAAGCAGTATTAGAGATAAAAGTATTAATCTTTAatgtatatattgtatatatagtatatacatATGAACCTACTGTTTTGACAGAACAAAGTCGAATTAAATTGCCTGTTACTTTGTTTTTGGTATTGATTACATGTATTCCATTTTAACAGAATCGAACAAGTGAAATGTTCTCGAGATGAAAAGAATAATCAGAACCGCTTACCGTCGTTACtaaagtacataaatatttatattgtacgtaattgtaaaaatttacatttattcgACACAATGCGTTATAATACATCGCATTTACTTATCTTTGATAAAGAATATGTAGTATTTAGATGTTATATTAGTCCCTGTCAATTAATTTTGTTATTAGAATAATTAAAGTACTATCACTAGAAAGGAAAAGTTATTTATTGCGCTGTTCTCTTTCCAACTTATGTCCACATGATACTATCCTTTACATTATGAAACCTTAACATCTGATAAACAAAATAGAGTTTTAACTGCGCGAAATTGATACTGTGCGACACTCTTTGATACTCTGCATAGTAGTAGTATGAATATTGTTTTCCAGCGTCGATCTTGTacaagggcgtccggagacttttttccagggggggaggggggcaactttgggtgatggtaaagaaaaatatacccatcttgcttttttttaacccattttatagtgtcaatttaattacaaatttaaaaccgaaatttaaaaataatcccTTTTTTATATgattctcaaaagccaggggaggcaactgccccttttgcacccacctccggacgcccatgatcTTGTAAATCAATGTTTAGGATGTTCTACACAATGGTAGACCCGATTACGCTgaaatattttgcaatttatgGAAGCTGCTGCAAGATATTTAGCTCATTTGCCATGAATAATTCTTCAAATAAATATCTCTTTTTATAACAGCTTGGACTTCAGTATTTCGTACACCATCTTGTTTCGGAAATACGGCATGTCCTGCTGCGAGAATGTAATCTTTTTGTTCGCGCAAACGTATTCAGCGAACATGCAGGAGAAGACACCACAGTCGCTTCCGTTCATTTGCTGCGGAATATTTTTGGCACACTCTAACTTCCAGTCGCTAGTATTATACGGCTTTTTCTTTTTGTCCAAGCTTTCGTCCTGCAAGTATTGCCGTAGCGCTGCTAAACATTTCGGGTTGTTGCCACCCATACTGTCATAATAACGAATACACTTGTCTCTGAAATCGATTATCGACATACACCAATGGATACCTAAATGTACAGGAACAACCACGAGATCTCGCGCGAAGATATCAATTTTTTTGGTCCACCGCTTTAACGACGCGTGTCCACCGGTGATTAATTTTGGATAGAAAAATGTATTCATAGCATGTATTTTCGGAAATCTGTCAGTTCCGCCTCTGGCTATTAACAGGTTCATATAGAAGTTTATTACTTCATCATTTAACCAATTCAAGTCAGCTAATGTATGAATATCCTTCCTCGTGATTCTTAGACCGAAACCTTCAACGAGGAGTTCGTCTGGTGGACGAGGAATAAGAGCATTCTTTACATCCTTTAGCATTCCATCGGTTAAGGTCGGGAACGCTGGCTCTTCTGGCTCTTCTCTTTCATCGAGAACAGCCTCGCACAACCTCATAGATCGAGCCAATTGCTCTTCTAAAGCAGCTTCTCTTGCTAAACGATTATGTTTAGATAGTATGCATGTCATCTTCTTAAGCTCTTCTGCTTCTTTATAACGTTGCTCTATACG
This region of Andrena cerasifolii isolate SP2316 chromosome 4, iyAndCera1_principal, whole genome shotgun sequence genomic DNA includes:
- the Rps29 gene encoding ribosomal protein S29, with amino-acid sequence MGFQNIWYSHPRKYGQGSRSCRACANRHGLIRKYGLNICRQCFREYAADIGFKKLD
- the Tango4 gene encoding transport and golgi organization 4 → MDVQRHSVHTLVFRSLKRTHDMFLLNQGTLPPVDPNLQKMKKFVKAKDCYGPVLERVRNNNAIKAQHENENADPPPPGDESFGGANSTAVVAYNPVQNNNVVAATQANMGGNAGNNTVLIPQKKTSSMAKPKWHAPWKLYRVISGHLGWVRCCAVEPGNEWFATGSADRVIKIWDLASGKLKVSLTGHISSVRGLAFSQRHPYLFSCGEDRQVKCWDLEYNKVIRHYHGHLSAVYSMALHPSIDVLVTAGRDSTGRVWDMRTKANVHTLVGHTNTVASVICQTVEPQIVTGSHDCTIRLWDLAAGKSRATLTNHKKSVRAVTFHPSLYMFASASPDNIKQWKCPEGKFIQNLSGHNAIVNCLAVNPDGVLVSGADNGTMHLWDWRTGYNFQRLQAPVQPGSMDSEAGVFSITFDMSGTRMITTEADKTIKVYKEDDTATEESHPINWRPDIIKRRKY
- the Tbcb gene encoding tubulin-binding cofactor B; this translates as MNAYSVVTADFVNLSITNSSQQSYCVERRFQKGITIDEFKGKLELVTGGNQATMTIEAYDKNDKLICKLDDGQRLLGSYPIDDGMRIHVIDNFSRAEENADDVEKFEISEEEYAKRADTVKAFLAKNKLGKYNEEEMKRKAEEKRQEEEAEAAAAQLCEIGNRCEVCVPNHPKRRATIMYVGKTDFKEGWWIGVKYDEPLGKNDGNVNGRRYFECLPKYGGFVKPAHVRVGDFPEEEYDLNEEL